Genomic window (Tamandua tetradactyla isolate mTamTet1 chromosome 3, mTamTet1.pri, whole genome shotgun sequence):
TGCTCAAGCAAGTCACCTTAGGAAGCTCACAGAACAATTTAAGCAAAATTTAGCCAAATTATCTTTGACTGCCAAATTGTAGGAAAGTTCCTGTAGAAAACTGATCTGTGCTCACAACTTTGGCTAAATCCTCCAAGTCAGTGCAAGCTGAATTTGACATGGTGACAGCGCTTTCCTTTCTGCTGGAGGTGAGCGAATTATTTCTGTTAGGCGGCAAAGCCTGTCCTAGGAGCAGCAGGCTGGATGAGTTAGCTCTAATCACACATGCAGATAATCCACAGTGAATCTGTCTCACAAGGTCAATTCCCCCAGAAGCTAGGGTGCTAATATGCTATtttcaaagcagaaaataataatagcaaaaggCATGAAACTGCTTCCTGACCAAGCATCTTTATAATTCCAATTTCTAATTTTCACAATAACAAGCCAACTAGGATGTTGTCGTTTTATAGAATTACCTTTccaaacaagaaagaaagggcCTGGGACCTAAACCTGATTTTAGGTAGCACTTCTATTTCGTAGCTGTGTGACTTCTGATAAATGAGTCTGGCTGGGTCTCAGTTAACCTGTAGGATCCCTTCCAATTTCATAGTACTAGATTCTAAACGCAAGCCATATTTAACCATTATCCAACTTGGTCACACTGTGCAAACACTCACAAGTAGGCAGACACTCAGACAGACATCACTTCTGGGCTTCCTGCAAGCACACCTTGGGCTTCCGATCCATTCCACCAGCTCCTGCAACCTCCTGCCTGGGGGTCTCCTTGGCCCTCTTACAGGTGTACAGCCATTTGATGATGCGAGCGTTCTTCTCAATGACAGAGGTGGTGCTGGGCACTTGCTCCGTCAGCTCTTCTTCCTGAAGTCCGTCGTCCCCGCCGCTGTGCCGGGAGAAGCCGCTGTCGGAGGTGGCGATGCTCACGCTGCGGATTTTGACAGTGACGTGGTCCGATCCCGCAGAGAAGTTCTCCCGGCCGAGGTCCTCCACCACCTCCGGATCCAGGCCGCAGTACTGGAAGAAGGTGTCAAACTCTGCAAAGGCCTTGGAGTAGCGGGAGCTGACGTCTGACTGCGAGCGGTGCAGGCCCCTGCGCTTCAATTCCCGGAGCTCAGGGCCAGGGGACAGAGCTTGGCACACGCTGGAGGCCCCGGGCAGTGCGGAGGGGGCAGGTGTCTCGGGGGGCACTGGCGAGTCGGGCCTCCGGCTGCCCACTGGGGCCTGACTCGACGCGGCCTCCTCGCCCTCGGCTCTGACCTCTTCTTTTACCTTGGGCATCCCCGGGGCCACCGGCACCTTGTCTTTGCTCGGCGTCTGGAAGAGCTTCTTCACCAAGCTCCCCCTGGAGCTGTCTGCGCCCGGCGCTTTGACGAACTCGCATTTCTGCCGGTAGATGACCAGTGAATCGGGTCTCAGCGGCTTCCGGGCAATGGCCCTGCGGGCCACGGGGCACGGGCCGCGGGCCGGGGATTGGGCGGCACTTGCCGCCACCTCCTCCCTCCCGGCCGCGTCGCGGCCGCTTCTCCGACTCTCCTCCGAGCAGCTCTCGCTGCTGCTCTCGGAAGTCGAGCTCCGGCCCGCGGGCCGCTGCGCGGGGCCGGCCACCAGCTGGCTCTTCACGTACTTGGCGCGGTCGGCGGCCAGTCTCTCCACCGCGCTACTGCGCGCCGGGCGCGCGGCGTCCAGGTGCTGGCGCAGGTACTCGGGGCCCCGGTGCAGAAGCCGCTTGCTCAGGGGCGCGTCGAAGGCGGGCAGGGCGCGCATCCTCACTCCGGGCGCGACCCCCGCGGGCATAGCTGCCGCGGGTGCTCCGAGGCCTGCGCGCCAACGCGCTGGGGCACAGACACGGAGGCGTCCGCCCCGGAGGCCGCGGCGATTGGCGAATCGCGTCCGACTGCTCGGCCGCACCCAGCCGCCCGAGGTCCGGAGTTAGGGCGAACTCCGAAGTCCGCGCTGATTGGCGAATGCCGCGCCGGGGTCCGCAGCTCCTTGGGCTCTTTGCTCGGCGCCGCCTCCCAGCCGGCGCTCGCCTTTACCGTCCAGCCCTACCTGCCTCCCGGGCGGGGCAGCCAATGGGCGGGGAGGAGGGTGCCGGCCCGCTGAGGGTGGGGCGCTCGGGGGGAGGTGCCTGGAGGGGAAATTGTGTGGTCACACCAGGTATCAGGCGCCTCCTCCTCGGCTCTGGGAGTCCCCCCGAAGTCAATATTTGGACCGCGGCATTTCCAAGGAAAGGGAGGGGCAGAGCAGATGGGGTTTTCCTGGGCAGGTGTCTCAAGtcctttgaatttttaaagtgaACCCGGTGTGTATGAAAACTTTTGGCTTTAATTTCCTAAGTCCCTAACTGAACATATGTGTTTATTATCAGGAAGGACCgggaaagataaaaaggaaaagaaagtggaTCGCAGTTTCTGGATTCTAGTTCGGATTCCGTAGGTGACTGGCCGAGGGACATGGACGGGTCAGAGCAGTGGGTACCGGAACTTGTAGGAAGGACAGGCTGGCGGCCAAGGCTCCAGTGGACTTGGGCAAAAGCCTGGCTATGCCCAACTGTCATTGTTAGCTTTTACTGTAACCGTGGTAAGGGAAAAACCATGGTTTCACAAGGGCAGATGATTAGCGTAGGTATGCAAATAGTTTCAGAGAGAAGACATTTCCAAAATTCCATTCTTTCCAAAAATTGCACATAGGactaaaaatatcttccaaacaAGTAAAAATCCAAGTTATCTTTTATGTAAGGAAAACACCAGGAACATGCTGACCTTTCAAAAGTTGCGTTTAAATGCTTACCGTGTGAGTGCCACATGACAGCAAGTGGGACACCAGGAGGGAGCTTTAGATCCCTTCCTGGATCTGATCTCATTTCCAGAAAACATGTGTCCAAACGGAGAAAAATGGCATACCAAAAAAGTACTAGAGTGGGGAGGTGGTGGTGAACTGGCAGGAGCAGTGGCCGAATGAATTCCACAAAACTTTTTAGCATAGTGACGTTGACCAGTGTGTCACTGATGATCAAGAGAACCACAAACGAGTTGGGCTGAGGTGAGCTTTGAAGACTCTAATCCCCTGAGCTTCAGTGAGGCTAAAATTTTTATAGCTTACAACATTCATTGCTTCATAGTGAGCACTAAATAAATGTTCACCCAGAAAGACCTAGATTTAGGTCTTGACTCTGCCACCTTGAAATGCTGTGACTTTGCATATGACGTTGGACCTCTCAATGACTCTGGTTACTCCTTTGTAGATTAGAGCTAATTAGATCTGCCTTTTAGAATTTTTGTTACATTAGTTAGGTTATGTATTTAAATGGTTTATCACTATATCTAGTAGGCAgcatattttcaataaatattaattttattatttcaatgttGATTATGATTATGAGTTTGATGACTGtttatcacattttaaatataagttAATTCGCATATCAGCATTGAAAAGATTAAGAACAAATGTAAAGCAATACTTATAAAGCTGCATTTAAGATATTGCTATTAGAAAACTTAAGTATAATTCTATCCATAATTTTCCATCTATTAAACTGATAATTCACTGTATAAATAGAATTGGAGTAGCAAGATACAGATAAGAGaattgtcaaaatattttttttttctttgttcatctgGTAGTTCCAACTTTGAGCATAATTTCCTTCCTGGTATCACTTCAGAAGACTTGGTCATAGCAGGAAAAAAGTGTTTCAGGACACAATGAGCCAGTGATACTAATCCTAGGAATTTATtgtaaagaaataataagagatgTGTagaaagcatgaagatatttattGAAGTCAAGTGGCAAAAGTCAACCAAAATGAGTTGAAATAGGAGGAAGACTAGATAATGTATGGTGTACCATAGTATGTAATATTATGCAACTATTACAGATTTGTTTCCCCAAGATATttaatggaaaggaaaatgatcatgacatatatgaaaatttttaGATAGCATGAATACAGCAGCAGTTCTCTAATTGTGGCCCAAGTACCTCTGGGACATCTCCAAGGTGCTTTCAAGGGATCTGCAAGGTTAAATTATGTTCATAAAAATACTAagattttatttgccttttaaaattctcattCACTCACAAGTACacagtggagttttccagaagTTAGTGGCATGTTATTATGTCACAGCTTTACTAGCTAACAGATTATGTgcttgtattttaatatattaattaagtataataattaatattaattagtaAATAGTAACATTAATATTTACTATTCttgcattttaaacatttctcaCCTTTCATTTTAATATGACAAAATAAGCTACAAAACAAAAGATTGTTAAAATCTCCagtaatttttaagagtgtaGGGAGGTCCCAAGGAtacaaagtttgagaaccattggcAGATATCATAAGAACACTATAATATAAGCTAATCCACTCCACTCAGTgtgtgtccctcccttgggcatgtcCATGTTATCCTCTTTAATGTGTATTCTCTCCTTCATATTAATAAACTTCACTACctattcctaaaaataaaaacaaatgttaagAATATATAGATAGAGGGGAAGACCGAAGAtgagtcttttctcttttattcattcagGATCCATTATATAGTCCTTTTTCTGTGCCAGGTATTTTGCTCCACACTTTTGAACTGATTATTTTGGGATGGTAATATTATggtttatttataattaattatatatttcctGCAGAAATATAAAGTACATATAAGTTGATGGAGAATCTTGTCAAGCTCAGAGTTTATATAGTTTTCCTGTTTTTACATTAAATTTATTTGACAAAGTTTTCAATGGGATGTTTACTGCTGAAAACCAACTCGGAACTAACCAGGGCTaaggaaaatggggaaaaaacctCCACAGTCTCCTCTGTAGAGTCACTGGAATCTAGATGTTAGGCAAAGAATTGTTAtatttgacaccaaaagcacaatccataaaaaggaaaaaaaattttaaaaaggaaaaaaaattgatgaagtgTTGTCTTTAATTAAGAGCTTTtgttaaaggaatgaaaatataaGCTACAgagtgggaggaaatatttgcaaaccccATGTCTCACAAAAGactaatttccagaatatataaaatactctctaatatataaataactcttaaaattcaatgataaacaaaacaaagaaagaaacccaCAATGtatttagaaaatgggcaaaagacccaAAGAGACATTTCACCAATGACAATcacacagatggcaaataagcacatgaaaagatattcaacgtCATTAATTGTTAGGAACTGCAAATTAAATCTAAAGTGAGAGATCACTATATACATATCaggatggctaaaatttaaaaaaatgacaacattAAATGCTAGCAAAGATGCACAGACACTGGATCATTTGtacattgctgttgggaatgtaaaatggcccAGCCACTAAAAATAATTTGGTGGTTTCTAAAAAAGCAAAAGATGTATCATAGAAGAGCAATTGTACCCATGGgaatttatcccagaaaaatcaatacttatgttcacacaaataCCTGTACCTTAATGTTTGTAGCTGTTTTATTGACAATAGCCAAAAAACTAGAAACAAGTTGAGTGTtcttcaacaggtgaatggttaTACAAACTTTGGTACAGCCatccatggaatactactcaacaataaaaaggaatgaacgaTTGATACATGCAAAAACTTGGAAGAATCTACAAAGaattatacaaatttaaaaaggctgTCCCAAATGATtttaatgtatgattccatttgtacgACAGtctaaaaatgacaaaaattatagAAACGGAAAAAGCATCAGTGGTTGCCATGAATTAGAGATGTAGGTAGTAGGGATTTGGGTAAAGCTATAAAAGGGCAACACGAGGGATCATTGTGGTGAAGGAATGAACTGTCCCGTGTCTTGTCTGTATCAGTCCATTATCCTGGTTGTACTATAGAGTTGTACTATAGCTCTGCATTGGGGAAAACTggataaaatttataataaatctctgtattattttataCAGCTGCAGTTCAATCTTTTTTGTCTAAaaaatttacataattaaaaagtaGTCATAAATAAAATAGTAAGTAAATAGTGGTATTAATCATTTTTATGTACAGTACTTCATCCTTTGAGTCATTGCATAGAATCcatcataataaatatttatcatgtaTTTATTATGTGCAGAACACTGCTTTAGCCACAGAAAATGCAGtagtaacaacaaaaaaaaaaggaaagccatCCTCATACTCTGCACTTCAATTTGTGCATCTCCTTTCAAAGTGAGTTAATGTCAGTTTTTCAGTCTAAAAGATGAGATGTATGCCATGATTGTGGCTATTAAACTAAAAcatgaattataaaaacattcaCTTGGAAATAACTGTAATTACTCAGAATCATATTGCTTAATTGTCTTTGGGAATGGATATGTAAACAGAAACATATTTCACCAGTGTGCTCAGAGCCTTTCTTGTGAAACACTCTGACTGTAACATTTATCTGAATAATGCTATAAAACATGtgtttgataaaaacactcttcGCACTTCAATAGCACTGTGATGTTTTATTTGATCCCTTAATAGAAGGTTATATATCTCTTTAAggtttatttattattcaaatcAATTTTGGCAACATATACACCTCACCTTTGGCTCTCATTTATGAgccaaaaagaaaatggagatacTGTTCTTGAATTTCtcagtcatttctttttctaaaatctacaaaatgataattattgaaattattttgatgTACATTCCCAGCTATTTTTATGCAACATCTATTGCATATTTACAATAAACCATTAAAAtactatggagaaaaaaatttttttaagtaaaatattatggagaatgtttattaaaatgaacttaattaaggcaaaaatataaataaaataaaataaaatactttttaaatgcatGTGAAATGTACTAATATGACTAATGCCTTGTAATACATGAAATATATGATGGTGCAGATAAAAATTATGAGATAATCCCCCTCCtctggtgtcatggtcaggttcatgtgtcaacttggccaggtgatagtacCTGTTtggatgggcaagtgctggcctgtctgctgctataaggacatttcatagaattaaatcatgatcacatcagctacatccacagctgattccatttgtaatcagccaaaggagtgtcttctgcaatgagtgatgcttaatctaatcactggaagccttttaaggaggatttagaagagacaggctcttcctgctgcggctggtgagcctctcccagggagttcgtccagaccctccatcggaattgtggcttcacagcctgccctgtggattttggactctatgttcccacagttacatgagacacttttataaattttatatctacagttatttcctgttgattctgtttctctagagacccctaactaatacatctggtTACTTGAATCtatgtatacacacatgcatttATGTATTTCGAATATGCATGTTTCAAGGGGAAGAGCATt
Coding sequences:
- the FAM110C gene encoding protein FAM110C isoform X2 yields the protein MPAGVAPGVRMRALPAFDAPLSKRLLHRGPEYLRQHLDAARPARSSAVERLAADRAKYVKSQLVAGPAQRPAGRSSTSESSSESCSEESRRSGRDAAGREEVAASAAQSPARGPCPVARRAIARKPLRPDSLVIYRQKCEFVKAPGADSSRGSLVKKLFQTPSKDKVPVAPGMPKVKEEVRAEGEEAASSQAPVGSRRPDSPVPPETPAPSALPGASSVCQALSPGPELRELKRRGLHRSQSDVSSRYSKAFAEFDTFFQYCGLDPEVVEDLGRENFSAGSDHVTVKIRSVSIATSDSGFSRHSGGDDGLQEEELTEQVPSTTSVIEKNARIIKWLYTCKRAKETPRQEVAGAGGMDRKPKVCLQEAQK
- the FAM110C gene encoding protein FAM110C isoform X1 — its product is MPAGVAPGVRMRALPAFDAPLSKRLLHRGPEYLRQHLDAARPARSSAVERLAADRAKYVKSQLVAGPAQRPAGRSSTSESSSESCSEESRRSGRDAAGREEVAASAAQSPARGPCPVARRAIARKPLRPDSLVIYRQKCEFVKAPGADSSRGSLVKKLFQTPSKDKVPVAPGMPKVKEEVRAEGEEAASSQAPVGSRRPDSPVPPETPAPSALPGASSVCQALSPGPELRELKRRGLHRSQSDVSSRYSKAFAEFDTFFQYCGLDPEVVEDLGRENFSAGSDHVTVKIRSVSIATSDSGFSRHSGGDDGLQEEELTEQVPSTTSVIEKNARIIKWLYTCKRAKETPRQEVAGAGGMDRKPKGESLPKDAASFQVYPG